The following proteins are co-located in the Toxotes jaculatrix isolate fToxJac2 chromosome 9, fToxJac2.pri, whole genome shotgun sequence genome:
- the LOC121187264 gene encoding extracellular calcium-sensing receptor-like: MHKPGDVVLGGLFEVHYTSVFPEWTFTSEPQQPSCQGFDTLGFRHAMTMAFAIDEINKNSNLLPNVTLGYTLYDNCGALIIGFSGALSLASGREEQFLLQENCLGTPPVLGIVGDSYSTFSIAISNMLGLFKLPLVSYFATCSCLTDRERFPSFFRTIPSDAFQVRAMIQILKRFGWAWVGLVVSDDDYGLHVAQSFQSDLAQSGGGCLAYVEVLPWDRDPSELKRIVYSIKTSTARVVMVFAHEIHMMQLMEEVVQQDVTGLQWVASESWTSTPVLHIPRLKPYLSGTLGIAIRRGEIPGLREFLLQTRPDLHQNSSYGNNMVKQFWEYTFQCRFAPPPAGWVETGGAVCTGEEDIENVETEFLDLSNLRPDYNVYKAVYALAYALDDILQCEPGRGPFSGNTCATLQTLEPWQLVHYLQKVSFTTSFGDQVSFDENGDVIPIYDIMNWLWLPDGTFKLQNVGEVKRTPSKGEELTLDEDKIFWNFESKEPPRSVCSESCPPGTRMARKKGEPECCFDCIPCSVGKISNSTDSMECTICPEDFWSSPQRDHCVPKKTEFLSYQEPLGICLTATSLLGTFICAVVLAIFIYHRSTPMVSYFATCSCLTDRERFPSFFRTIPSDAFQVKLHHQALQWVASEAWASSAVLQNPRLMPYLSGTLGIAIRRGEIPGLREFLLQIRPDLHQNSSYGNNLVRQFWEHTFQCRFAPPPAGWVETGGAVCTGEEDIENVETEFLDISNLRPEYNVYKAVYALAYALDDILQCEPGRGPFSGNACATLQTLEPWQLVHYLQKVSFTTSFGDQVSFDENGDVLPIYDIMNWLWLPDGTFKLQNVGEVKRTPSKGEELTLDEDKIFWNFESKEPPRSVCSESCPPGTRMARKKGQPECCFDCIPCSEGKISNRTDSMECTICPEDFWSSPQRDHCVPKKTEFLSYHEPLGICLTTASLLGTFICVVVLGIFIHHRRTPMVRANNSELSFQLLLSLKLCFLCSLLFIGRPRQWTCQLRHAAFGISFVLCVSCILVKTMVVLAVFKASKPGGGANLKWFGAVQQRGTVLVLTSIQAAICTAWLVSASPAPHKNTDYHSDKIVYECVVGSTVGFAVLLGYIGLLAILSFLLAFLARNLPDNFNEAKLITFSMLIFCAVWVAFVPAYVNSPGKYADAVEVFAILASSFGLLVALFGPKCYIILLRPERNTKKAIMGRGTPKS; encoded by the exons ATGCACAAGCCTGGTGATGTGGTTCTGGGTGGGCTGTTTGAGGTCCACTACACCTCTGTCTTCCCTGAGTGGACATTTAcctcagagccacagcagccCAGCTGCCAAGG GTTTGACACTTTAGGGTTCAGACATGCTATGACCATGGCCTTTGCTATTGATGAGATCAACAAGAACTCCAACCTGCTACCTAATGTGACTCTGGGATACACTCTGTATGATAACTGTGGTGCACTTATTATTGGATTCAGTGGTGCACTATCACTGGCCAGTGGTCGAGAGGAGCAGTTCCTGCTTCAGGAGAACTGTTTAGGGACCCCACCAGTTCTGGGGATTGTGGGTGATTCCTACTCAACATTTTCTATTGCAATCTCCAACATGCTAGGTTTATTCAAACTGCCACTT gTGAGTTATTTTGCCACGTGTTCCTGCCTGACTGATCGGGAAAGgtttccttccttcttcagAACAATACCAAGTGATGCTTTTCAG GTGCGTGCTATGATTCAGATACTGAAACGCTTTGGCTGGGCTTGGGTAGGCCTGGTGGtcagtgatgatgattatgGACTCCATGTTGCCCAGTCCTTTCAGTCTGACCTGGCTCAGTCTGGTGGAGGTTGTCTGGCATACGTAGAGGTGCTGCCTTGGGACAGAGACCCAAGTGAACTCAAGAGGATTGTATATTCGATAAAGACATCAACAGCTCGTGTAGTCATGGTGTTTGCACATGAGATCCACATGATGCAACTGATGGAAGAG GTGGTGCAACAAGATGTGACAGGCCTGCAGTGGGTTGCAAGTGAGTCCTGGACATCAACTCCTGTGCTCCATATCCCTCGTCTCAAGCCGTACCTAAGTGGCACACTGGGCATTGCCATCCGTCGGGGAGAAATACCAGGACTCAGAGAATTCCTGTTACAAACACGTCCAGACCTACACCAAAACAGCAGCTATGGAAATAACATG gTGAAACAGTTTTGGGAATACACTTTTCAGTGTCGATTtgctccacctccagcaggTTGGGTAGAAACTGGAGGAGCAGTATGCACTGGAGAGGAAGATATTGAAAATGTGGAGACTGAGTTTTTGGATCTTTCAAACCTCAGGCCAGACTATAATGTCTACAAGGCTGTGTATGCTCTGGCATATGCCCTTGATGACATACTACAGTGTGAGCCAGGTAGAGGGCCTTTCAGCGGGAACACCTGTGCCACTTTGCAAACACTGGAGCCCTGGCAG CTTGTACATTATTTGCAAAAGGTCAGTTTCACCACATCATTTGGTGATCAAGTGTCATTTGATGAGAATGGTGATGTCATACCAATCTATGATATCATGAACTGGCTGTGGCTCCCTGATGGAACATTTAAACTTCAGAATGTGGGTGAGGTTAAGAGGACTCCCTCCAAAGGTGAAGAACTCACACTTGATGAAGACAAAATCTTCTGGAACTTTGAATCAAAAGAG CCGCCCCGGTCAGTGTGCAGTGAGAGCTGTCCTCCAGGTACCCGCATGGCCAGAAAGAAGGGGGAACCTGAGTGCTGTTTTGACTGCATCCCTTGTTCTGTGGGGAAGATCAGCAATAGCACTG actCCATGGAGTGCACCATTTGTCCAGAGGATTTCTGGTCCAGTCCCCAGCGTGACCACTGTGTtccaaagaaaacagagttccTCTCCTACCAAGAGCCTCTGGGTATCTGCTTGACAGCCACCTCACTGCTGGGCACATTtatctgtgctgttgttttggCCATCTTCATCTATCATCGCAGCACACCCATG gTGAGTTATTTTGCCACGTGTTCCTGCCTGACTGATCGGGAAAGgtttccttccttcttcagAACAATACCAAGTGATGCTTTTCAGGTGAAACTCCACCACCAA GCCCTGCAGTGGGTTGCAAGTGAGGCATGGGCATCATCTGCTGTGCTTCAGAACCCTCGTCTCATGCCGTACCTGAGCGGCACACTGGGCATTGCCATCCGTCGGGGAGAAATACCAGGACTCAGAGAATTCCTGTTACAAATACGTCCTGACCTACACCAAAACAGCAGCTATGGAAATAACCTG GTCAGACAGTTTTGGGAACACACTTTTCAGTGTCGATTtgctccacctccagcaggTTGGGTAGAAACTGGAGGAGCAGTATGCACTGGAGAGGAAGATATTGAAAATGTGGAGACTGAGTTTTTGGACATTTCAAACCTCAGGCCAGAGTATAATGTGTATAAGGCTGTGTATGCTCTGGCATATGCCCTTGATGACATACTACAGTGTGAGCCAGGTAGAGGGCCTTTCAGCGGGAACGCCTGTGCCACTTTGCAAACACTGGAGCCCTGGCAG CTTGTACATTATTTGCAAAAGGTCAGTTTCACCACATCATTTGGTGATCAAGTGTCATTTGATGAGAATGGTGATGTCTTACCAATCTATGATATCATGAACTGGCTGTGGCTCCCTGATGGAACATTTAAACTTCAGAATGTGGGTGAGGTTAAGAGGACTCCCTCTAAAGGTGAAGAACTCACACTTGATGAAGACAAAATCTTCTGGAACTTTGAATCAAAAGAG CCGCCCCGGTCAGTGTGCAGTGAGAGCTGTCCTCCAGGTACCCGCATGGCCAGAAAGAAGGGGCAACCTGAGTGCTGTTTTGACTGCATCCCTTGTTCTGAGGGAAAGATCAGCAATAGAACTG ACTCCATGGAGTGCACCATTTGTCCAGAGGATTTCTGGTCCAGCCCCCAGCGTGACCACTGTGTTCCTAAGAAAACAGAGTTCCTCTCCTACCATGAGCCTCTGGGTATCTGTTTGACAACTGCCTCATTACTGGGCACATTTATCTGTGTTGTTGTCCTGGGCATCTTCATCCATCATCGCAGAACACCCATGGTGCGTGCCAACAATTCTGAACTTAgtttccagctgttgttgtcacttaaactgtgtttcctctgttcaCTGTTGTTTATTGGTCGTCCCAGACAATGGACATGCCAGCTGAGACATGCAGCATTTGGGATCAGCTTTGTACTTTGTGTCTCATGTATCCTGGTTAAAACCATGGTGGTTCTGGCTGTGTTCAAGGCCTCCAAACCAGGAGGTGGAGCCAATCTGAAGTGGtttggtgctgtgcagcagagagggacagttCTGGTTCTCACTTCTATCCAAGCAGCAATCTGCACTGCCTGGCTTGTCTCTGCTTCACCAGCAcctcataaaaacactgattatcacAGTGACAAGatagtgtatgagtgtgtagtTGGGTCCACAGTTGGTTTTGCAGTGTTACTGGGTTATATTGGTTTACTGGCTATCCTCAGCTTCCTGTTAGCATTTCTAGCAAGAAATCTTCCAGACAACTTCAATGAGGCCAAACTCATAACTTTCAGCATgctgatcttctgtgctgtgtgggtgGCCTTTGTCCCTGCTTATGTCAACTCCCCAGGCAAATATGCAGATGCAGTGGAGGTATTTGCCATCCTGGCCTCCAGTTTTGGCCTCTTGGTGGCACTGTTTGGACCCAAGTGTTATATAATCCTGCTGAGACcagagaggaacacaaagaaagcCATCATGGGTCGAGGAACACCTAAGtcataa